From Calonectris borealis chromosome 7, bCalBor7.hap1.2, whole genome shotgun sequence, one genomic window encodes:
- the FAM204A gene encoding protein FAM204A isoform X3 — protein MWSGLLPPGLNESDVDFSSDEEDESRGSFSKEDAKEDIERVQLSEFQENGRESNAVSEPILLSVTDGENESQMCPSGVSLNMWNKFVELQKKNRELKIQANQGNKSRKRKRHRKEKWKKNDEVTKSSQQLANEDKWKELTQYFGINDRFESPVDSRAPQKSGLELSIEKSVAEGDVDKAEELSDRLAIREISVSN, from the exons ATGTGGAGTGGACTGTTACCTCCAGGACTGAATGAAAGTGATGTTGACTTCAGTTCTGATGAGGAAGATGAATCGCGTGGTTCCTTTTCAAAGGAAGATGCAAAAGAAGATATTGAAAGAGTTCAGCTTTCTGAATTCCAGGAAAATGGACGTGAAAGTAATGCCGTCAGTGAACCCATTTTGCTATCAGTGACAGATGGAGAAAACGAATCTCAAATGTGCCCTTCTGGAGTTTCTTTAAATATGTGGAAT AAATTTGTGGAGCTTCAGAAGAAAAACCGTGAACTGAAAATCCAAGCAAATCAGGGAAACAAAAGCCGAAAAAGAAAGCGCCACAGAAAAG aaaaatggaaaaagaacgATGAAGTGACTAAGAG taGTCAACAGTTGGCAAATGAAGACAAATGGAAAGAACTTACACAATACTTTGGAATCAATGATAGATTTGAATCACCTGTGGATAGCAGGGCTCCACAGAAG tctgGCCTTGAACTTAGCATAGAGAAGTCTGTGGCTGAAGGTGACGTTGATAAGGCTGAGGAGCTGAGTGATAGATTAGCCATTCGTGAG ATTTCTGTCAGCAATTGA